One stretch of Arachis hypogaea cultivar Tifrunner chromosome 20, arahy.Tifrunner.gnm2.J5K5, whole genome shotgun sequence DNA includes these proteins:
- the LOC112784430 gene encoding serine hydroxymethyltransferase, mitochondrial-like isoform X3, with amino-acid sequence MAMAMVLLRRLSTSMDKPLPPLFSAGTIVYYKSSLLDEAVYDKEKSRVSWPKQLNASLEEVDPEIADIIELEKARQWKVY; translated from the exons ATGGCAATGGCAATGGTGCTTCTTCGCAGGCTTTCAACTTCCATGGACAAGCCTTTACCTCCTCTCTTTAGTGCAGGCACAATTGTTTACTACAAG TCCTCTTTACTTGATGAAGCTGTTTACGACAAAGAAAAATCCCGAGTTTCA TGGCCAAAGCAATTGAATGCTTCACTTGAGGAAGTTGATCCTGAGATTGCTGATATAATTGAGCTAGAGAAAGCTAGACAATGGAAG GTATATTGA
- the LOC112784430 gene encoding serine hydroxymethyltransferase, mitochondrial-like isoform X1 codes for MAMAMVLLRRLSTSMDKPLPPLFSAGTIVYYKSSLLDEAVYDKEKSRVSWPKQLNASLEEVDPEIADIIELEKARQWKGLELIPSKNF; via the exons ATGGCAATGGCAATGGTGCTTCTTCGCAGGCTTTCAACTTCCATGGACAAGCCTTTACCTCCTCTCTTTAGTGCAGGCACAATTGTTTACTACAAG TCCTCTTTACTTGATGAAGCTGTTTACGACAAAGAAAAATCCCGAGTTTCA TGGCCAAAGCAATTGAATGCTTCACTTGAGGAAGTTGATCCTGAGATTGCTGATATAATTGAGCTAGAGAAAGCTAGACAATGGAAG GGGCTGGAACTCATACCCTCAAAAAATTTCTGA